A portion of the Ferrimicrobium sp. genome contains these proteins:
- a CDS encoding EAL domain-containing protein, with translation METRRVPGRVIKALRQLLPKLRELLEADLGSFHERDASEVDRIAQLITEEFIRLFSEHRIDYEVIARIGDVHLRMNIRPTWIDLIYSLYRTDLAGVLDESEQTLLLLHEKELLACTSEASMRLWSAREALQQTIVEVANLFDRYVQMPESLLIEQLVEMVQRATQAPLVYFATVLGTPATGLDEKISIVAAVGDGREYVADLDFRTDPNDLRGQGPVGIALRTGDVSLSSRDVESRFEPWIDKLKRYELGSAIVVPFPLSLNRSAALALYRRESDPMPVDIEDMMGALGSELGRLFEARTAFAHGRLLDRIMDAKIALQLSMTTDWVMAMGEVAQSIVGETSISQAALLCLDTQSGLLRCAGVWGELSDSARDELLTLEISVSDETGPPGPSVTCFRSQREIVTNGLIGRSQSYELNEMAALLAHGSAVLRLPIVMSGRSQGVIIFAIDDQADQGIGEDVVHSIDELIRQAIARVEHNRSEWENRWLNNLTLTVLQSASIMVSARTEVELLQSFCDVLVTESVFTSSWVAVPNPDMNRLVPLASAGRGAEEVGALMVPLDLVGDGGPLALRAIRSDAVVWNQDELGDVTVSPWIDFLRTFGWNCGVSLPIHRDGKVFAAITVMSQVTNTVTPAVLSLLETVVKMIEQGIADLNLKQALERERNVQRIAARTDMLTGLDNRLAFEEKVRHLLVAGREVAIGILDLDGFKELNDTAGHWAGDKFLEALGAGLRSLITGDDFVSRLGGDEFGFCVADAELHTVDDLVERVMGLVTTTGEKFRITGSLGWAMSVTDGRDYPSLLAHADEALYAAKGAGKARSYLFGGMVARSIALRRQVRDRLPAAIESGELYFLLQPKVNGTTGLINGVELLMRWDGVPLESVLKEVKSDPVLARMLGNHAIQAALATHHRLAAAGYPDLNVSLNVTPSHFLSRQFPQDVALFAAEEPWHFTVEITEDVALDDLAAARSTIGMLHSVGVAVSVDDFGTGYASLSNVALLDVDELKIDRSFISRFGMDVNSFAIVSSLSFLARIAGIRVVAEGVETIDELSRWIHLGGQLVQGYLYSRPADFEALLVVLSRGELLHFPGRVFAVEDFLLLNDALVVEHLDQRREESSQVCAFFDWFAMRSGRWGELASFATSAAMHEQLHRPSGVDESYHALASYWVSHVKALRDDIANCLR, from the coding sequence TTGGAGACTCGCAGAGTTCCCGGAAGAGTGATTAAGGCGTTGCGACAGCTCCTGCCCAAGCTTCGCGAACTCCTCGAGGCTGACCTCGGAAGTTTTCATGAGCGTGACGCCTCGGAGGTAGATCGGATTGCTCAGCTGATCACTGAGGAGTTCATCCGGCTCTTCTCCGAGCATCGCATCGACTACGAGGTGATTGCTCGCATTGGCGATGTACATCTCCGTATGAATATCCGCCCAACATGGATTGATCTCATCTACTCGCTGTATCGTACCGACTTGGCTGGAGTCCTCGACGAGTCGGAGCAGACACTGCTTTTGCTGCACGAGAAGGAACTCCTTGCGTGCACCAGCGAGGCGAGTATGCGCCTTTGGAGTGCCCGCGAGGCGCTCCAACAGACCATCGTTGAGGTGGCGAATCTGTTTGATCGGTATGTGCAGATGCCGGAGTCATTGCTAATAGAACAGCTGGTGGAGATGGTGCAGCGGGCCACGCAGGCGCCACTGGTCTATTTTGCCACCGTGCTCGGCACTCCAGCGACGGGGCTCGACGAAAAGATCTCCATTGTGGCAGCGGTTGGCGATGGGCGCGAGTATGTAGCCGATCTTGATTTCCGAACCGATCCAAATGACCTACGGGGCCAGGGTCCTGTGGGTATCGCTTTGCGCACTGGCGACGTCAGCTTGAGCTCTCGCGACGTCGAGAGTCGTTTTGAGCCTTGGATCGACAAACTGAAACGCTACGAGCTAGGCTCCGCCATTGTCGTGCCCTTCCCGCTCTCGTTGAACAGAAGTGCCGCTCTGGCTTTGTACCGGAGAGAGTCAGATCCGATGCCCGTCGATATCGAGGACATGATGGGTGCCCTTGGATCGGAGCTGGGTCGCCTTTTTGAGGCAAGAACCGCTTTCGCTCATGGACGGTTGCTCGATCGCATCATGGACGCCAAGATTGCCTTGCAACTGTCCATGACGACCGATTGGGTAATGGCGATGGGGGAGGTTGCCCAAAGTATCGTGGGGGAGACCTCGATTAGCCAGGCTGCTCTTCTCTGCTTGGATACACAATCGGGTTTGCTGCGTTGCGCGGGAGTTTGGGGTGAACTCAGTGACTCTGCCCGCGATGAGCTTCTTACTCTTGAGATATCGGTATCCGACGAGACCGGCCCGCCTGGTCCCTCTGTCACGTGTTTTCGGTCACAGCGCGAGATCGTGACTAACGGCCTGATCGGCCGTTCCCAAAGTTACGAGCTCAACGAGATGGCGGCCCTGTTGGCTCATGGCAGTGCTGTGCTGCGGCTTCCAATCGTGATGAGTGGTCGGAGTCAAGGTGTGATCATCTTTGCTATCGATGATCAGGCGGATCAGGGTATTGGTGAAGATGTCGTGCACTCGATCGACGAGCTGATTCGACAAGCCATCGCTCGGGTGGAACACAATCGTTCTGAGTGGGAGAACCGTTGGCTCAATAACCTGACCCTGACCGTCCTCCAGAGCGCCTCGATTATGGTATCTGCTCGCACGGAGGTCGAGCTTTTGCAGTCCTTCTGTGACGTGTTGGTGACCGAGAGTGTCTTTACCTCCTCGTGGGTCGCCGTCCCGAACCCAGACATGAATCGACTTGTCCCTTTGGCCAGCGCAGGACGTGGAGCTGAGGAGGTCGGCGCTCTCATGGTGCCACTGGATCTCGTCGGTGACGGCGGACCGTTGGCGTTGCGTGCAATCCGGAGTGATGCGGTCGTATGGAACCAAGATGAACTCGGTGATGTCACGGTAAGCCCGTGGATCGACTTTCTCCGAACCTTTGGTTGGAATTGTGGGGTGTCGCTCCCCATCCATCGCGATGGCAAAGTTTTTGCCGCTATCACGGTCATGTCGCAGGTCACCAACACTGTCACTCCCGCAGTGCTCTCACTGCTTGAGACGGTGGTCAAGATGATTGAGCAAGGGATCGCTGATTTGAACCTCAAGCAGGCACTTGAACGGGAGCGAAACGTCCAACGCATCGCGGCACGAACCGACATGCTCACCGGCCTGGATAACCGGCTCGCATTCGAGGAAAAAGTTCGCCATCTACTAGTTGCAGGTCGAGAGGTCGCCATTGGGATCCTTGATCTCGATGGTTTCAAAGAGTTGAATGATACAGCGGGGCACTGGGCTGGCGACAAGTTTTTGGAAGCGCTCGGTGCAGGTTTACGGTCACTCATCACTGGTGACGACTTTGTCTCTCGCCTTGGCGGTGATGAGTTTGGTTTCTGCGTCGCCGATGCTGAGTTACACACCGTCGATGATCTTGTAGAACGAGTCATGGGGCTCGTAACGACCACGGGTGAGAAATTCCGCATCACCGGATCGTTGGGATGGGCGATGTCGGTGACGGATGGACGCGACTATCCAAGCTTGCTTGCTCATGCAGATGAAGCCCTTTATGCGGCAAAGGGGGCCGGTAAGGCACGTTCCTATCTTTTTGGAGGCATGGTGGCACGTTCGATCGCGCTACGCCGCCAGGTCCGTGATCGGCTTCCTGCTGCTATTGAGAGTGGCGAGCTATATTTTTTGCTGCAACCCAAAGTCAACGGTACGACCGGCTTGATCAACGGTGTCGAGCTATTGATGCGCTGGGACGGAGTGCCACTCGAATCGGTGCTGAAGGAGGTGAAGAGCGATCCAGTATTGGCACGTATGCTTGGCAATCATGCGATTCAAGCTGCCCTCGCTACGCATCACCGGCTTGCGGCCGCTGGATACCCCGATCTCAACGTATCACTTAATGTGACCCCGTCGCACTTCCTCTCCAGGCAATTCCCCCAGGATGTAGCGCTCTTTGCGGCCGAGGAGCCATGGCACTTCACGGTTGAGATCACTGAAGATGTCGCACTTGACGACTTAGCGGCTGCGCGTTCCACCATCGGTATGCTGCACTCAGTGGGTGTTGCGGTCTCCGTTGACGATTTCGGGACTGGTTACGCTTCGCTGAGCAATGTCGCCCTACTCGATGTTGATGAACTCAAGATCGATCGGTCCTTCATCTCGCGTTTTGGCATGGATGTCAACTCATTTGCGATCGTGAGCTCACTGAGTTTTCTCGCGAGAATAGCGGGAATCCGTGTTGTCGCAGAGGGTGTCGAGACGATTGATGAACTGTCACGCTGGATTCATTTGGGTGGCCAGTTGGTGCAGGGGTACCTCTATTCGCGCCCCGCTGACTTTGAAGCACTGCTTGTCGTTCTCAGTCGAGGCGAGTTGCTACACTTCCCCGGACGGGTCTTCGCTGTCGAGGATTTTCTCTTGCTCAATGATGCCTTGGTGGTTGAGCACCTCGATCAACGGCGTGAGGAGTCTTCCCAGGTCTGTGCCTTTTTCGATTGGTTCGCTATGCGCAGCGGTCGTTGGGGAGAGCTTGCGAGCTTTGCCACGTCGGCGGCAATGCATGAACAGCTTCACCGTCCTTCCGGAGTCGACGAGAGTTACCATGCCTTGGCCTCATACTGGGTCAGCCATGTCAAGGCCCTTCGTGATGACATCGCGAACTGTCTGCGTTGA
- a CDS encoding 3-hydroxybutyryl-CoA dehydrogenase — translation MIQRLGVIGAGLMGSGIAEVASRRGIDVIVIEADAGAAQAGLARITKSLDRGVRSGKLDEKSREEALSHVLVTTDMEQLGDRELVIEAVIEDETTKLAVFKRIDTIVEDPTAVLASNTSSIPIMKLAMATGRPEQVVGIHFFNPVPVMPLVEVVTSLMTNAKVEQQANEFAAGQLGKHVIKSKDRAGFIVNALLIPYLLSAVRMFESGFATAEDIDTGMVDGCAHPMGPLALADLIGLDTTMAVAESLYEEFKEPLYAPPPLLSRMCEAGLLGRKAGRGFYQYN, via the coding sequence ATGATTCAGCGACTCGGTGTCATTGGAGCAGGTCTGATGGGATCAGGCATTGCAGAGGTTGCGTCCCGACGGGGCATTGATGTGATCGTCATCGAGGCTGACGCTGGTGCCGCGCAGGCAGGATTGGCTCGGATCACGAAGTCCCTCGATCGTGGCGTCCGCTCTGGAAAACTCGACGAAAAGAGTCGAGAGGAGGCACTCAGCCACGTCTTGGTGACCACGGACATGGAACAGCTAGGCGACAGGGAACTCGTGATCGAGGCGGTGATCGAAGATGAGACCACCAAACTCGCCGTCTTCAAACGTATCGACACCATCGTAGAGGATCCTACCGCCGTCCTCGCCTCCAACACCTCGTCAATCCCGATCATGAAACTGGCGATGGCGACAGGGCGTCCCGAGCAGGTGGTTGGCATTCATTTCTTCAATCCGGTACCAGTCATGCCTCTTGTCGAGGTCGTCACTTCATTGATGACCAACGCCAAAGTGGAACAGCAGGCCAACGAATTCGCAGCCGGGCAACTGGGCAAACATGTGATCAAGTCCAAAGACCGCGCCGGCTTCATTGTAAATGCACTGCTCATCCCTTACTTGCTCTCTGCGGTGCGAATGTTCGAATCCGGTTTTGCTACCGCCGAGGACATCGATACTGGTATGGTGGACGGCTGTGCTCATCCAATGGGACCCCTTGCACTCGCCGACCTCATCGGCCTCGATACCACCATGGCAGTTGCGGAGTCTCTCTATGAAGAGTTCAAAGAGCCACTGTATGCTCCACCGCCACTCCTATCACGCATGTGCGAAGCTGGGTTGCTGGGGCGTAAAGCAGGACGTGGGTTTTACCAGTACAACTAG
- a CDS encoding acyl-CoA dehydrogenase family protein, giving the protein MTNFALNEEHKQFRSVLRSFAENRIAPHAQEVDESASFPWKSFEACKEMELPALGIPEAYGGAGADGITNAIMVEELARVCASTSLTMLISKLGMTPVIYWGSEELKRKYLPRVASGDAQASYCLSEPDAGSDVAAMTTRAVRDGDDYVLTGTKYWITNAGISDTYTVFAKTDPKAGHRGITAFLVEADWGVKVAKLEKKLGVRGSPTGEITFDEVRVPVANRIGEEGQGFYIAMGTLDRSRPTIGAQAVGIATGAIDYAADYIKNRQQFGRAIADNQGIQFMLADMATRVEAARGLVYQACQLIDNDPDGQLTKYGAMAKMFASDVAMSTTIDALQLLGGYGYTKDFPLERMMRDAKITQIYEGTNQVQRIVIARQVLGGK; this is encoded by the coding sequence ATGACTAACTTTGCACTCAATGAGGAGCACAAACAATTTCGCTCGGTCCTCCGATCCTTTGCCGAGAACCGCATCGCGCCTCACGCGCAAGAGGTCGACGAGTCCGCAAGCTTTCCATGGAAGAGCTTTGAGGCATGCAAAGAGATGGAGTTACCTGCCCTCGGCATCCCTGAGGCCTACGGGGGGGCAGGAGCGGACGGCATCACCAACGCCATCATGGTTGAGGAACTCGCTCGCGTCTGTGCGTCAACATCACTCACGATGCTGATCTCCAAGTTGGGGATGACGCCGGTGATCTACTGGGGATCAGAGGAGCTCAAACGCAAATATCTGCCGCGAGTCGCCTCCGGAGATGCCCAGGCCTCCTATTGCCTCTCAGAACCGGATGCAGGCAGCGACGTGGCCGCGATGACGACAAGGGCCGTACGCGATGGCGACGACTACGTCTTGACTGGTACCAAGTACTGGATCACCAACGCGGGCATCTCCGATACGTATACTGTCTTCGCAAAGACTGATCCAAAGGCCGGCCATCGAGGCATTACCGCCTTCCTCGTTGAGGCCGATTGGGGCGTCAAGGTGGCCAAACTTGAGAAGAAGCTCGGCGTCCGAGGTTCCCCCACCGGTGAGATAACCTTCGACGAGGTGCGCGTACCAGTTGCGAATCGTATCGGGGAAGAGGGACAGGGCTTCTACATCGCGATGGGCACGTTGGATCGATCACGGCCAACGATCGGCGCTCAGGCCGTCGGGATCGCCACAGGGGCTATTGACTATGCAGCTGACTACATCAAAAACCGACAGCAATTCGGACGGGCGATCGCGGATAATCAAGGCATTCAATTCATGCTCGCCGATATGGCAACGCGGGTCGAAGCGGCACGGGGGCTGGTCTATCAGGCGTGTCAGCTCATCGACAACGACCCCGATGGGCAGTTGACCAAGTACGGGGCAATGGCCAAGATGTTCGCTTCGGATGTGGCCATGTCCACCACCATCGACGCCCTCCAGCTCCTTGGCGGCTACGGCTATACCAAAGACTTTCCACTCGAGAGGATGATGCGCGACGCCAAGATCACCCAGATCTATGAGGGAACCAACCAGGTCCAACGCATCGTCATCGCTCGCCAAGTCCTAGGAGGTAAGTAA
- the gltX gene encoding glutamate--tRNA ligase, which yields MHPSRPEKVRFAPSPTGFFHVGSARTILYNWLVARQTHGSLLLRIDDTDTERNREEWVDGIYRAIQWLSLDWDEGPIRQSSRIEHYQSVAFDLLKSGHAYWCDCTRDAVEARKAPGTPPGYDGFCRDRGLEQGPGRALRFRVPDAEVIVSDLIRGEVTFPRGSIEDFIILKSSLAPLYVLANVIDDIDFAITTVLRAEEHLPTTPKAVLIHQALGAPIPQFGHLPVLVNEQRRKLSKRRDRVAVEDYRQLGYLPEPMINYLALLGWNPGDDREFFTLAELVQAFSLDRVGHSPAFFDEQRLLHFNKSYLASLPMASFATVARPFVAALITMHPDGEERFARIAPEVQTRIGTLSELPKMIGFLFTFAPDYVELVGKLRADDLSYLTQASATLLDLKDFTAGEIETCLRACADSLGTNLRKLQAPIRLAVTGAPVGPPLFSSMAILGQNECVARINALAQTAANSHP from the coding sequence TTGCATCCGTCCCGCCCAGAGAAGGTTCGGTTCGCTCCATCGCCGACCGGCTTCTTCCATGTTGGAAGTGCTCGAACAATTCTCTACAACTGGCTCGTCGCGCGCCAAACACATGGATCGCTACTACTGAGGATTGACGACACTGATACTGAACGAAACCGCGAGGAATGGGTTGACGGGATCTATCGCGCCATCCAGTGGCTTAGCCTTGACTGGGACGAAGGTCCAATTCGTCAATCGAGCAGGATCGAACACTACCAATCAGTCGCCTTCGACCTCCTAAAGAGCGGTCACGCATACTGGTGCGACTGCACACGTGATGCAGTTGAAGCTCGGAAAGCGCCCGGAACGCCGCCTGGTTACGACGGCTTCTGTCGCGATCGCGGGCTCGAGCAGGGTCCCGGCAGAGCACTGCGCTTTCGCGTTCCCGACGCCGAGGTGATCGTCTCCGATCTGATTCGTGGTGAGGTCACTTTCCCGAGAGGATCCATCGAGGACTTCATTATCTTGAAGTCCTCACTTGCTCCACTCTATGTCTTGGCGAACGTCATCGATGATATTGACTTCGCCATTACGACAGTTTTACGCGCGGAAGAACACCTGCCCACCACACCCAAGGCAGTCCTCATTCACCAGGCCTTAGGCGCCCCTATCCCTCAATTCGGCCATCTTCCCGTTCTCGTCAACGAGCAACGTCGCAAACTCTCGAAACGTCGCGATCGCGTAGCGGTCGAAGACTACCGACAGCTCGGCTACCTGCCTGAGCCGATGATCAACTACCTCGCACTGCTCGGCTGGAATCCAGGGGATGATCGTGAGTTCTTTACCCTGGCGGAACTCGTTCAAGCCTTTTCACTCGACCGTGTAGGCCATTCACCCGCCTTCTTTGACGAACAACGCTTGCTACACTTCAACAAGTCCTACCTTGCCTCCCTCCCCATGGCATCCTTCGCAACAGTTGCCCGTCCATTTGTTGCAGCGCTCATCACCATGCATCCAGATGGAGAAGAACGCTTTGCCCGTATCGCACCTGAAGTCCAGACGCGAATCGGTACGCTCTCCGAGCTGCCCAAGATGATTGGGTTTCTCTTCACTTTTGCCCCAGATTACGTAGAGCTCGTTGGGAAGCTACGCGCCGACGACCTCAGTTACCTCACCCAGGCCAGCGCGACACTACTGGATCTAAAAGACTTCACTGCAGGCGAAATCGAGACCTGTCTACGAGCCTGTGCCGACAGCCTTGGCACCAATCTTCGTAAGCTGCAGGCACCCATCCGTCTCGCCGTAACCGGTGCTCCTGTTGGCCCTCCTCTCTTTAGCTCCATGGCGATTCTTGGACAGAACGAATGTGTTGCCAGAATCAATGCGCTTGCTCAGACTGCAGCGAATTCACACCCCTAG